The proteins below come from a single Micromonas commoda chromosome 8, complete sequence genomic window:
- the Pms1 gene encoding DNA mismatch repair protein-MLH2/PMS1/Pms2 family (PMS1 is an homolog of the E.Coli MutL and of the yeast PMS1 genes. Post meiotic segregation) — protein GPDDPAPSTALQKEAPSIRPIGASSVHRICSGQVVLDLAGAVKELVENALDAGATNIEVRLRDHGQDSVEVVDNGCGVKSDDLAMMTKKYATSKIRRFEDLDALASFGFRGEALSSLCALSDLSVTTRTADSDAGTRVEYDAEGNVRTRGVVARAVGTTVTVQNVFARLPVRRKELARNVKREYGKLLNILQAYALINPETRIVCSHQGKGKNAPRQTVLNTQGGGSLRAAVATVFGHKTIDGMVSKAAPGCGRGAGDRQFFFVNGRPVDLPKAARVCNETYRQYNQTTSGTPFPCVVLDFRLPTDAYDVNVTPDKRKVLLHGESKVLAGLRGALEKIWSPTAYTYAVAAAGAADGSETTRVRVHDAIGAARDVIAGGPSAATPALPPASAVGVKREREEDDDATVVAPSVDVKREPAEDRVPRGTSAAASAWESFGMNAPRHNTANDATTTANDRVGTGKVGRTRRTFPCTVRQSTRPRRSASSRGPRARLSRTRTTSHRAATHREARVKRRREGTRGASVNDRATAEGGLGPALNEGGDEVATGELERVFRREDFRDMRVVGQFNLGFILCTLGDDLFIVDQHASDEIYNFERLQRTTTLNRQPLLVPKKLELTAAETQTVHRNMPTFLANGFGFCEVDQPPPTVRSLALNSVPFSKGITFGADDVHELIGMLDQGEYALPARSQLTVGLSRQSTGTPGSGLSVSEIVRPSRVRAMLAMRACRSSIMIGKALDAKTMRRVLDNLSDLQAPWNCPHGRPTMRHLADLRKL, from the exons GGGCCCGATgaccccgcgccctccacgGCCCTCCAGAAGGAGGCTCCCTCCATACGCCCCATCGGTGCGTCCTCCGTCCATCGCATCTGCTCGGGGCAGGTGGTGCTGGAcctggcgggcgcggtgaaggagctcgtcgagaacgcgctcgacgcgggcgccacgaACATCGAGGTCCGGCTGCGCGATCACGGACAGGACTCCGTCGAGGTGGTGGACAACGGATGCGGGGTCAAGTCGGACGACCTGGCGATGATGACCAAGAAGTACGCCACGTCCAAGATCCGACGCTTTGAAGACCtggacgcgttggcgtcgttCGGGTTCAGGGGCGAGGCGCTCTCGTCGCTCTGCGCGCTCAGCGACCTCTCGGTCACCACGCGCACCGCCGACTCCGACGCGGGTACCAGGGTGGagtacgacgccgagggaAACGTgcgcacccgcggcgtcgtcgcgcgcgcggtgggcacCACGGTGACTGTACAAAACGTCTTCGCCAGACTGCCCGTCCGACGCAAAGAGCTCGCGCGGAACGTCAAGCGGGAGTACGGGAAGCTCCTTAACATCCTACAGGCGTACGCGCTGATCAACCCGGAGACGAGGATCGTGTGCTCGCACCAGGGCAAGGGCAAAAACGCGCCTCGACAGACGGTGCTCAACACgcagggcggcgggtcgctTCGCGCAGCCGTCGCCACGGTGTTTGGCCACaagac AATCGACGGGATGGTGTCCAAAGCCGCGCCCGGGTGCGGCAGAGGCGCCGGCGACAGGCAGTTTTTCTTCGTCAACGGTCGGCCGGTGGACCTCCCAAAAGCCGCCCGGGTGTGTAACGAGACGTACCGGCAGTACAATCAGACGACGTCGGGGACGCCGTTCCCGTGCGTCGTGCTCGACTTTCGGCTCCCCACGGACGCGTACGACGTCAACGTCACGCCGGATAAGCGCAAGGTTCTGTTGCACGGCGAGTCGAAAGTGTTGGCGGGTTTGAGAGGCGCGCTGGAAAAGATTTGGTCCCCGACCGCGTACAcgtacgcggtggcggcggcgggagccgcggacggatcggagacgacgcgtgTACGAGTGCACGACGCGATTGGAGCCGCCCGGGATGTTATCGCGGGCggaccgagcgcggcgaccccggcgcttccaccggcgagcgcggtggggGTGAAGCgggagagggaggaggacgacgacgcgacagtcgtcgcgccgtcggttGACGTCAAGCGGGAGCCCGCGGAGGACCGAGTGCCGCGGGGTACGTCCGCGGCTGCGAGCGCGTGGGAGTCCTTCGGgatgaacgcgccgcgccacaacacggcgaacgacgcgacgacgacggcgaacgaTCGTGT GGGGACGGGAAAGGtggggcggacgcgccggacgtTTCCGTGCACGGTTCGTCAAAGtacgcggccgcgtcgttcggcgtcgagccggggcccgcgcgcgagattgtcgcggacgaggacgacgagtcaccgggcggcgACTCAccgggaggcgcgcgtgAAGCGTCGACGGgaagggacgcgcggcgcgtcggtgaacgatcgagcgacggcg GAGGGTGGCCTGGGCCCCGCGCTGAACgaggggggcgacgaggttgccaccggcgagctcgagcgggtgtttcgccgcgaggactTTCGCGACATGAGAGTCGTCGGTCAGTTCAACCTCGGTTTCATCCTCTGCACCCTGGGCGACGACCTCTTCATCGTCGATCAGCACGCGTCCGACGAGATCTACAACTTCGAACGGCTCCAGCGCACCACGACGTTGAACCGGCAGCCGCTCTTGGTCCCCAAAAAGCTGGAgctgaccgccgcggagacgcagACGGTGCACAGAAACATGCCCACGTTTCTCGCCAACGGCTTTGGATTTTGCGAAGTCgaccagccgccgccgacggttcgcagcctcgcgctcaaCTCCGTGCCCTTCAGCAAGGGCATCAccttcggcgccgacgacgtgcaCGAGCTGATCGGCATGCTGGATCAGGGCGAGTACGCGTTGCCCGCCAGGTCGCAGCTCACGGTGGGACTCTCGCGGCAATCGACCGGCACCCCCGGGTCCGGCTTGTCGGTGTCCGAGATTGTCCGGCCGTCCAGGGTCCGCGCCATGCTCGCCATGCGCGCGTGCCGCTCGAGCATCATGATCGggaaggcgctcgacgcgaagaCGATGCGAAGGGTGCTGGATAACCTGAGCGACCTGCAGGCGCCGTGGAACTGTCCCCACGGGAGGCCGACCATGCGACACCTCGCGGATCTGCGGAAGCTG